A window of the Tunturibacter empetritectus genome harbors these coding sequences:
- a CDS encoding flavin reductase family protein: MIFDVEKIKARETYNLLIGLVAPRPIALVTSMNEEGRMNAAPYSSYNYLCTDPPIVGLGVMNRPSEHFVPKDTARNIRRTGEFVVNVVTEDIAQQMNICATDFPAEFDELEMAGFTTAPSQVVKVPRIAQAHAALECKEFTTMEIGRSRIVLGRVVSIYIEDKFLDPAGPYVLSEELHAIGRMNGLGAYVKTRDSFLNIPRIPYEEWKKGKR, from the coding sequence ATGATTTTTGATGTTGAGAAGATTAAGGCGCGTGAGACCTATAACCTGCTGATCGGTTTGGTTGCGCCTCGGCCGATTGCTCTGGTGACGAGCATGAATGAAGAGGGCAGGATGAATGCTGCGCCTTACAGCTCGTACAACTACCTTTGTACCGATCCGCCGATCGTCGGGCTGGGGGTAATGAATCGTCCTTCGGAGCATTTTGTGCCGAAGGATACGGCGCGGAATATCCGGCGGACGGGGGAGTTCGTGGTGAACGTGGTGACCGAGGATATCGCGCAGCAGATGAACATCTGCGCGACGGATTTTCCTGCGGAGTTTGATGAGTTGGAGATGGCCGGGTTTACGACTGCGCCCTCGCAGGTGGTGAAGGTGCCGCGGATCGCGCAGGCTCATGCGGCGCTCGAGTGCAAGGAGTTTACAACGATGGAGATTGGGCGGTCGCGGATCGTGCTGGGTCGGGTGGTGTCGATCTATATCGAGGATAAGTTTCTCGATCCGGCGGGGCCTTATGTGCTGTCGGAGGAGTTGCATGCGATTGGCCGCATGAATGGGCTGGGCGCTTACGTGAAGACGCGGGATTCGTTTTTGAATATTCCGCGGATTCCTTATGAGGAGTGGAAGAAAGGGAAGCGTTAG
- a CDS encoding P63C domain-containing protein, whose translation MDLVISIAVGVELIRHAILLVWRGVSLFWGLTGFWGRIEDAGLDDSPILSSASIFTTTACAYNASSIYKKGASMSEKISAKAKGGFARAEILGPEKRKQIAINAASARWSTTLPKTLGQGNLKIAGSEIPCAVIDGEVRVLNQAGFLRAIGRARSPKSGTGVLTTVDDLPFFLQAESLRPFISDDLKKSSKAIFYDGGSSRMVGYDARLLPQVCEVYLKYRDNCLSIGKAVPKRYEHIVLACDILMRGLAHIGIIALVDEATGYQEVRPRDALQAYLEKIVAKELAAWAKKFPDEFYENIYKLKNWPWPGMSKNRYSVVAHYTNGLVYERIAPGLRKALEEKNPKNEKGWRPAKNHQWLTAEIGDPMLAQHLYSLVMFQRLAISSGFGWNRFVKMVDRVHPRKGATLELPFPDEEL comes from the coding sequence TTGGATCTTGTTATCAGTATAGCTGTTGGAGTGGAACTCATACGCCACGCGATTCTCCTTGTCTGGCGCGGGGTTTCGTTGTTTTGGGGCTTGACAGGTTTTTGGGGTCGGATAGAAGATGCTGGCTTAGACGATTCACCGATCCTTTCGTCTGCAAGCATCTTTACAACAACTGCTTGCGCGTATAATGCAAGCAGTATTTATAAAAAAGGTGCAAGCATGAGCGAAAAGATATCGGCAAAAGCTAAAGGCGGATTCGCAAGGGCAGAAATCCTTGGCCCAGAAAAGCGAAAACAAATCGCAATCAACGCAGCTAGTGCTAGATGGTCGACTACACTGCCGAAAACTCTTGGCCAAGGAAATCTGAAAATCGCTGGTTCCGAAATTCCATGCGCCGTGATTGATGGCGAAGTGCGAGTACTTAATCAAGCTGGATTTCTCAGAGCGATTGGTCGCGCTCGTTCTCCCAAGTCGGGAACAGGGGTTTTGACCACCGTCGACGATCTCCCCTTCTTTTTGCAGGCAGAGTCACTTAGGCCATTCATTTCAGACGATTTAAAAAAGTCGTCCAAAGCCATCTTTTACGATGGAGGATCATCGCGCATGGTCGGGTATGATGCTCGGCTGCTTCCCCAGGTGTGCGAGGTGTATTTGAAGTATCGGGACAATTGCCTATCGATTGGGAAGGCGGTCCCAAAGCGATACGAGCACATCGTTCTCGCTTGCGACATACTCATGCGCGGCTTAGCACACATCGGAATCATCGCTTTGGTTGACGAGGCAACTGGTTATCAGGAGGTGCGTCCCAGGGATGCGCTGCAAGCATACCTCGAAAAGATAGTGGCTAAAGAGTTAGCTGCTTGGGCGAAAAAGTTTCCCGATGAATTCTATGAAAACATCTATAAGCTCAAGAATTGGCCGTGGCCGGGAATGTCTAAGAATAGATACAGCGTGGTAGCTCACTACACAAACGGGCTGGTTTACGAGCGGATCGCGCCGGGGCTTCGCAAGGCACTTGAGGAGAAGAACCCTAAGAACGAAAAGGGCTGGCGTCCTGCCAAGAACCATCAATGGCTAACAGCCGAAATTGGCGATCCAATGTTGGCTCAGCACTTGTACTCGCTGGTAATGTTTCAGCGCCTAGCGATATCTAGCGGATTTGGATGGAACCGTTTTGTCAAGATGGTCGACCGTGTGCATCCAAGAAAAGGCGCAACGCTCGAATTGCCGTTCCCTGACGAGGAACTCTAA
- a CDS encoding BON domain-containing protein yields MTAFLMASVASAGGVGLAQAKPATVPDAQIEASVLKALAGAPELADQAITSTTVYGVVTLSGTVRDEPSRDLADHVVSNTAGVQKVVDQLVVGALPAVTGSNSPQQQQDSHQGTNPNLQSDGSVAPPQAQSPPAPNSPSASAAPQGSQQNSTYPPPYQGQQQGGQYPPPYQGQQGGQYPPVYGGQGGQYPPPYPGQQPGQYPAYGQPYPSQYPPQRPYVAQRGGDAVVVPIGANLRVRINQGMNSKSTTVGTTFDGVVLNDVVAGNSIAIPRGASIQGTVVAVHTAGELKGKGELKLQLNSVSLGGRVYPIATDFWWHQGVDKTGNTVGNTVGLGAVGALIGAVAGGGVGAAVGAGVGGVAGLGVSAAQGRGEASLPPEAILVFHLTQPADITTVSQAELNRLGAGVPVGADPQFRRRYPPPPPPGYYGPGYYRPY; encoded by the coding sequence ATGACGGCATTCTTGATGGCCAGTGTCGCGTCGGCAGGTGGCGTAGGGTTAGCGCAGGCCAAGCCAGCGACTGTGCCCGATGCCCAGATTGAGGCAAGTGTTCTAAAGGCTTTAGCGGGTGCCCCGGAGTTGGCCGATCAGGCGATTACTTCGACTACCGTTTATGGTGTCGTGACGCTGAGTGGCACGGTGCGGGATGAGCCGTCGCGTGATCTTGCGGATCACGTGGTTTCGAACACGGCAGGAGTGCAAAAGGTTGTGGACCAGCTGGTCGTAGGTGCGCTCCCAGCTGTTACAGGCAGCAACTCTCCGCAGCAACAGCAGGACTCCCATCAGGGGACAAATCCCAATCTGCAATCTGATGGCTCGGTTGCTCCTCCGCAAGCGCAGAGTCCTCCAGCTCCAAACAGTCCGAGTGCATCTGCTGCGCCGCAGGGTTCGCAGCAGAACAGTACGTACCCACCCCCTTATCAGGGGCAGCAGCAGGGTGGGCAGTATCCGCCGCCTTACCAAGGGCAGCAGGGTGGTCAGTATCCTCCTGTGTATGGTGGGCAGGGGGGGCAGTATCCACCGCCTTATCCGGGACAGCAGCCGGGACAATATCCGGCTTATGGGCAGCCTTATCCTTCGCAGTATCCTCCGCAGCGGCCTTATGTGGCGCAGAGGGGTGGAGACGCTGTTGTGGTGCCGATTGGAGCCAACCTTCGGGTTCGTATCAACCAGGGGATGAACAGCAAGAGCACCACGGTAGGGACTACGTTCGACGGAGTGGTTCTGAATGACGTTGTGGCTGGTAATTCGATCGCGATTCCCCGTGGTGCTTCTATCCAGGGAACTGTGGTGGCGGTGCATACTGCGGGCGAGTTGAAGGGCAAGGGCGAGTTGAAGTTGCAGCTCAACTCTGTTTCGCTGGGTGGCAGGGTCTACCCGATTGCTACCGATTTCTGGTGGCACCAGGGGGTGGATAAGACGGGGAACACGGTAGGGAATACGGTGGGGCTGGGCGCAGTTGGCGCGTTGATCGGTGCGGTTGCAGGCGGCGGCGTCGGAGCGGCTGTTGGTGCCGGGGTGGGTGGCGTGGCCGGTCTTGGCGTGTCGGCGGCTCAGGGCCGGGGTGAGGCGTCTCTGCCTCCTGAGGCGATCCTGGTCTTCCATCTGACACAACCGGCTGACATTACGACGGTGTCTCAAGCTGAGTTGAACCGGCTGGGGGCAGGTGTTCCGGTGGGCGCGGACCCACAGTTCCGCCGCCGCTATCCGCCACCTCCGCCGCCTGGCTACTACGGACCTGGTTACTACCGGCCCTACTAA
- the pnp gene encoding polyribonucleotide nucleotidyltransferase — protein sequence MKQDVTVELAGGKQIKFETGRMAKQAPGAALTSSGDNVVLATATASPDPKEGIDFFPLTVEYREFTYAGGRIPGGFIKREGRPSEKEILTSRQIDRPIRPLFPEAFRNETQVVAFVYSADKENDPDVLGINGASCALALSDIPFHGPVGAVRIGLIDDQFVVNPTYAERAQSKLNIMVVGTKDGIVMIESGAKEVAENRVVDAIEFAHEQIKKICAAIEDLVARAGKTKRTVNEVEVDHAYLNELTAKVGEKLKDALDTEKHPKFESYALVKTIKDELKKDLPEGDAPAAKKLSKYYELLREKIFRDQVLHDRIRPDHRAFDKIRDLSIEVGVLPRVHGSALFTRGETQALVSATLGTTDDAQRLESYEGEQKRRFMLHYNFPPFSVGEVGRMTGVGRREIGHGALAFRAIEAVLPAEDESPYTLRVVSDILESNGSSSMATVCGASLALMQAGIAIKGSVAGVAMGLVKEGDNYAILTDIAGAEDHYGDMDFKVAGTRNGITALQMDIKIMGITPQIMREALEQARKGRLFLLDTMDGVISGANQEKSQFAPRIHTLQIPTDKIRDLIGPGGKVIRGIIDATGVKIDVDDTGRVNVASSDADGLARAIQMISDLTAVPEIGKTYLGKVVRLAEFGAFVEIFPGTDGLLHVSEIAEHRVKEVKDELREGDQILVKVLAIEGNRIKLSRKAVLREQRAKLGLPEPGQIGTDGGSVAAGATGGQGHHDAVAGDADGSDEDGEDFDEDGDESTEEPNFNRAEGAVPVPAGAGAPGANGPGGQRRPGGGRRRRSGRRPGSGSGPGSGAPSGGGNR from the coding sequence ATGAAACAGGATGTGACAGTTGAGCTTGCCGGCGGCAAGCAAATTAAATTCGAGACCGGACGCATGGCGAAGCAAGCCCCCGGTGCGGCCCTTACTTCAAGCGGCGATAACGTAGTTCTGGCAACGGCAACCGCCTCCCCCGATCCGAAAGAAGGAATCGACTTCTTCCCGCTCACCGTGGAATACCGCGAGTTTACCTATGCCGGCGGCCGCATCCCGGGTGGGTTCATCAAGCGCGAAGGCCGTCCTAGTGAGAAGGAGATTTTGACGAGCCGTCAGATCGACCGCCCGATTCGTCCGCTCTTTCCTGAGGCGTTTCGCAATGAGACCCAGGTAGTTGCCTTCGTCTACTCTGCGGATAAAGAGAATGATCCCGATGTACTTGGCATCAATGGAGCGAGCTGCGCGTTGGCGTTGAGCGACATTCCTTTTCACGGCCCGGTTGGGGCGGTGCGAATCGGTTTGATCGACGATCAGTTTGTGGTGAATCCTACTTACGCTGAGCGGGCGCAGAGCAAGTTGAACATCATGGTCGTCGGCACGAAGGACGGCATCGTGATGATCGAGTCGGGCGCAAAGGAGGTCGCAGAGAACCGCGTGGTCGATGCGATTGAGTTTGCTCATGAGCAGATCAAGAAGATCTGTGCGGCGATTGAAGATCTCGTTGCCCGCGCGGGTAAGACCAAGCGCACCGTCAACGAGGTGGAAGTCGATCACGCGTATCTGAACGAGCTGACGGCAAAGGTTGGGGAGAAGCTGAAAGATGCTCTCGACACCGAGAAGCATCCGAAGTTCGAGAGCTATGCGTTGGTCAAGACGATCAAGGATGAACTGAAGAAAGATCTGCCTGAGGGCGATGCACCCGCTGCGAAGAAGCTCAGCAAGTATTACGAGCTCTTGCGCGAGAAGATCTTCCGCGACCAGGTTTTGCACGATCGGATTCGTCCGGATCATCGTGCTTTCGACAAGATTCGCGACCTCAGCATCGAGGTTGGTGTACTTCCGCGGGTTCACGGTTCGGCACTCTTCACGCGCGGTGAGACGCAGGCGCTGGTGAGTGCGACTCTGGGTACTACCGACGACGCGCAACGGCTTGAGAGCTATGAGGGAGAGCAGAAGCGCCGCTTTATGCTGCACTATAACTTCCCGCCGTTCTCGGTTGGCGAGGTCGGTCGTATGACTGGCGTGGGTCGGCGTGAGATCGGTCACGGTGCGTTGGCTTTTCGTGCGATTGAAGCTGTGCTGCCGGCCGAGGATGAGTCGCCTTACACGCTGCGCGTTGTTTCGGACATCCTGGAGTCGAATGGATCGTCGTCGATGGCTACGGTGTGCGGTGCGTCCCTCGCATTGATGCAGGCAGGTATTGCGATCAAGGGATCAGTCGCAGGCGTTGCGATGGGCCTCGTGAAGGAAGGCGATAACTACGCCATTCTGACGGATATTGCCGGTGCGGAAGATCACTACGGCGATATGGACTTCAAGGTTGCGGGTACGCGCAACGGCATTACCGCGCTGCAGATGGACATCAAGATCATGGGGATCACTCCGCAGATTATGCGCGAGGCTCTGGAGCAGGCGCGAAAGGGTCGGCTCTTCCTGCTCGATACGATGGATGGCGTCATCTCGGGTGCGAACCAGGAGAAGTCGCAGTTCGCTCCGCGCATTCACACGCTGCAGATTCCTACGGATAAGATCCGCGATCTGATCGGGCCGGGAGGCAAGGTGATTCGCGGCATCATTGATGCTACGGGCGTAAAGATCGATGTGGATGATACAGGGCGCGTGAATGTGGCGTCGAGCGATGCAGATGGCCTTGCACGCGCGATCCAGATGATCAGCGATCTGACTGCTGTGCCTGAGATTGGGAAGACCTATCTTGGGAAGGTGGTTCGTCTTGCGGAGTTCGGCGCATTTGTCGAGATCTTCCCTGGAACCGATGGGCTGCTTCACGTCTCCGAGATCGCGGAACATCGCGTGAAGGAGGTGAAGGATGAACTTCGCGAGGGCGATCAGATTTTGGTGAAGGTTCTTGCGATAGAAGGGAACCGGATCAAGCTTTCGAGAAAGGCTGTGTTGCGAGAGCAGCGCGCTAAGCTTGGTCTTCCGGAGCCTGGTCAGATCGGTACCGATGGAGGCAGCGTCGCGGCCGGTGCAACCGGGGGACAGGGTCATCACGATGCTGTTGCCGGTGATGCCGACGGGAGCGACGAGGACGGTGAGGACTTCGACGAGGATGGTGACGAATCGACGGAGGAGCCCAACTTCAACCGCGCGGAGGGCGCAGTTCCGGTCCCGGCGGGCGCCGGAGCACCGGGCGCGAATGGCCCTGGTGGACAGAGGCGGCCGGGTGGCGGAAGGCGTCGTCGTAGCGGTCGTCGGCCAGGCTCAGGTTCTGGCCCCGGCTCTGGCGCGCCTTCGGGCGGCGGCAATCGGTAG
- the rpsO gene encoding 30S ribosomal protein S15 — protein MLASAKKTDIIEKFRTHDSDTGSPEVQIAILSERIGELTEHFKAHKKDHGSRRGLLMLVSKRRRLLDYLKKCDADRYREVIGKLGIRK, from the coding sequence GTGTTGGCATCCGCTAAAAAGACAGACATTATTGAGAAGTTCCGCACGCACGACTCAGATACCGGGAGTCCAGAGGTTCAGATCGCTATTTTGAGCGAGCGTATTGGCGAGTTGACGGAACACTTCAAGGCACACAAGAAGGACCACGGATCGCGTCGCGGCCTTCTGATGCTTGTGAGCAAGCGTCGCCGTTTGCTTGACTACCTGAAGAAGTGTGACGCGGACCGTTATCGCGAGGTCATCGGCAAACTCGGAATCCGCAAGTAA
- a CDS encoding dienelactone hydrolase family protein yields MSEWIKLKAKDGHELGAYVAKPNGEANGVLILVQEIFGINAHIRNVADGYAKDGFLVVAPAIFDRFEPGVQLTYQPGDMKRAYEFYGMLKPETTLMDVAAAYAWAKKAGKKIGVIGFCYGGLTSWLVATRGKDYEMQPSACVGYYAGGIGAVAKESPSCPVMLHFGANDSHIGQDQIEAVRSAHPEVEIFVYEGAGHAFSRDVDPNSYHAVSAKLARERSLEFLKSHLA; encoded by the coding sequence ATGAGTGAGTGGATCAAGCTAAAAGCAAAAGACGGTCATGAACTGGGAGCGTACGTTGCAAAGCCCAATGGGGAAGCAAATGGGGTTTTGATTCTTGTGCAGGAAATATTTGGCATCAACGCCCATATCCGCAACGTGGCGGATGGGTATGCCAAAGATGGATTTCTCGTGGTTGCGCCTGCGATCTTTGACCGGTTTGAGCCTGGCGTCCAGTTGACTTACCAGCCCGGTGACATGAAGCGAGCTTATGAGTTCTATGGCATGTTGAAGCCCGAGACGACGCTGATGGATGTGGCTGCGGCGTATGCGTGGGCGAAGAAGGCCGGCAAGAAGATTGGTGTTATCGGCTTTTGTTACGGCGGGTTGACTAGCTGGCTGGTGGCTACGCGCGGCAAAGACTACGAGATGCAACCTTCCGCCTGCGTCGGCTACTATGCGGGCGGCATTGGGGCGGTGGCAAAGGAAAGTCCAAGCTGCCCGGTGATGTTGCACTTCGGCGCGAACGATAGCCACATTGGGCAGGATCAGATAGAGGCGGTTCGTTCGGCTCATCCGGAGGTAGAGATCTTCGTCTACGAAGGGGCGGGACACGCCTTTAGCCGTGATGTCGATCCCAATAGCTATCACGCTGTCTCGGCCAAGCTGGCACGAGAGCGCTCGCTCGAGTTTTTGAAGTCGCATCTCGCCTGA
- the flgL gene encoding flagellar hook-associated protein FlgL — MRVDPTYLSSLTGALNQSSSAINNLTSELSSGLSIQSLQDNPVAVAQSTLLASQIEQADTFVQSAAGVGSRLQVADSTLGDVVTQINQALSLAVQGNNGTQNASNNASIAQALSGILTEVVSLANTSYQGQYLFSGSQGSVQPFTLNTAAVPPTATYAGDTNVQTVEVPGGQKLPINLPGSSVFGSGTTGIVGALSQLIGDISSGASTASLTTDTAALTTALGQLSDQRQTLDSSLSRLNSASTFAQTSESQLVVTQGTLVSANPEEVATQLSSAETQHQALLSVISNLGNQEDLFQLMR; from the coding sequence TTGCGAGTAGATCCGACTTATCTCAGCAGTCTGACCGGGGCACTCAACCAGTCCAGTTCCGCGATCAATAACCTGACCTCCGAGCTATCTAGCGGATTGAGTATCCAATCGCTTCAGGACAATCCGGTTGCTGTCGCACAGAGCACCCTCTTGGCCAGTCAGATCGAACAGGCGGACACGTTCGTTCAATCTGCTGCCGGGGTGGGATCGAGGCTGCAGGTTGCCGACTCGACTTTGGGCGACGTGGTGACCCAGATCAATCAGGCGCTCTCGCTCGCGGTGCAAGGCAACAACGGCACACAGAACGCGTCGAACAATGCCAGCATCGCTCAAGCGCTCAGCGGGATTCTTACTGAAGTGGTCTCGCTGGCGAATACCAGTTATCAAGGGCAGTATCTCTTCAGCGGGAGCCAGGGGTCCGTCCAGCCTTTCACGCTCAATACCGCTGCCGTTCCACCGACAGCTACCTACGCCGGCGACACTAATGTGCAGACCGTCGAAGTGCCAGGAGGACAAAAACTTCCAATCAATCTGCCTGGTTCCTCTGTCTTCGGTTCGGGGACCACCGGGATTGTGGGGGCACTGAGTCAGTTGATCGGCGATATCTCGAGTGGCGCCTCGACCGCTAGTCTCACGACCGATACGGCTGCGCTCACCACCGCTCTTGGTCAGCTATCCGATCAGCGGCAAACACTCGACAGCTCTTTGAGCCGACTCAACTCCGCCAGTACCTTTGCGCAAACCAGTGAAAGTCAGCTTGTGGTGACGCAGGGCACTCTGGTTTCAGCGAATCCTGAGGAGGTGGCTACGCAACTTTCGTCTGCCGAAACTCAACATCAGGCGCTGCTCAGCGTCATTAGTAACCTGGGGAACCAAGAGGACCTCTTTCAACTGATGAGATAA
- the flgK gene encoding flagellar hook-associated protein FlgK: MGTLTSLLNIASEALLADQAALNATANNVANQLTPGYTREVVSFQSGDSVSLSGQAQSTGVTATVSSQRDRVLEQRVQQQTQTTSQSAALQTALQQVENIFGLTSASTGSGAVASSQLGTAINGFFSSLSSLEANPSDAATRQKVLTAATALAGAFNSASSQLSQISVNLNQQVSGDVGQINSLTSSIASLNSKIASTSPNGDAGSLEDQRQEDIDQLSQLVGLDQISTSQNGISLTTSGGAVLVSGDQAIQVSTTQVAGNTDVLAGDPPQDVTSNLSGGDLGGALQARDQYLSTYSAALDKLAFSLGTAVNQQNELGVDSSGNPGLAIFSLPGSATGSAATIAVSATSPGAVAAASAGEGSSGNSNATTLADLSTTNVVGTQTATGFLASFLDQVGSDASAVTTENATQQATLTQLSTQRNSLSSVSSDEEASNLTQYQRSYQAASQVFSIVDTLMASAINLGEQTTVT; this comes from the coding sequence ATGGGCACACTAACCTCATTATTGAATATAGCCAGCGAGGCCTTACTGGCTGATCAGGCTGCCCTGAACGCGACCGCTAACAACGTTGCGAATCAACTTACTCCTGGCTACACGCGTGAGGTCGTTAGCTTCCAGTCGGGGGATTCCGTCTCCCTTAGCGGGCAGGCCCAGAGCACCGGCGTCACTGCTACCGTTTCGTCACAGAGGGATCGCGTTCTCGAACAACGAGTACAGCAGCAAACACAGACCACATCGCAGAGCGCAGCGCTTCAAACTGCTTTGCAGCAGGTTGAAAACATATTCGGATTGACCTCGGCTTCGACGGGGTCGGGAGCCGTAGCTTCGTCTCAACTTGGCACCGCGATCAACGGATTCTTTAGCTCTTTATCTTCCTTGGAAGCTAATCCGTCTGATGCAGCAACGCGACAGAAAGTACTAACTGCTGCGACCGCTTTAGCCGGCGCATTCAACAGTGCATCAAGTCAGCTTTCGCAGATCTCCGTCAATCTTAATCAGCAAGTCAGCGGTGACGTCGGCCAAATAAACTCGCTCACCTCTTCGATAGCTTCACTTAATTCCAAGATCGCCAGTACCAGCCCGAATGGGGATGCCGGCAGTCTTGAAGATCAGCGGCAAGAGGATATCGATCAACTGTCTCAGCTCGTTGGATTGGACCAAATTTCAACTTCACAGAACGGCATTTCTCTGACAACCAGCGGCGGAGCAGTTTTGGTTAGCGGTGATCAGGCCATTCAGGTTAGCACGACACAGGTGGCAGGCAACACAGACGTGCTGGCAGGGGACCCTCCTCAGGACGTGACTTCAAACCTCAGCGGCGGAGACCTGGGTGGAGCGTTGCAAGCGAGGGATCAGTACTTGTCGACTTATTCCGCGGCGTTAGATAAGTTAGCCTTTTCCCTTGGAACTGCAGTAAATCAGCAGAACGAGCTAGGAGTTGACAGTAGCGGGAACCCAGGACTGGCGATCTTCAGCCTGCCGGGCAGTGCGACTGGTTCTGCTGCAACGATCGCGGTTTCTGCAACCTCTCCTGGGGCCGTAGCGGCTGCCTCTGCTGGAGAGGGGTCTTCGGGCAACAGCAACGCTACTACTCTTGCCGATCTTTCCACGACCAATGTGGTCGGGACCCAGACGGCCACAGGTTTCCTCGCCTCGTTCCTTGATCAGGTTGGCAGTGATGCTTCGGCCGTGACGACGGAGAATGCAACGCAACAGGCCACGCTCACTCAGCTTTCGACTCAGCGCAATTCGCTCTCGAGCGTATCTTCTGACGAAGAAGCATCGAATCTAACGCAATATCAGCGCTCCTATCAGGCGGCGTCTCAGGTGTTCTCGATCGTTGACACCCTGATGGCGAGCGCAATCAATCTTGGTGAACAAACTACAGTGACCTAA
- a CDS encoding flagellar biosynthesis anti-sigma factor FlgM, whose amino-acid sequence MSYTSGIGSQQTTNAITPSETQPAVIVNTSGTVAGKSEALSATVVHADETALSSTGGLVFQSLGASDTRTVKVSSLQEAIAAGTYTVSSSDMADKIIQSLLE is encoded by the coding sequence ATGAGCTATACAAGTGGAATCGGCAGTCAACAGACAACCAACGCGATCACTCCATCTGAGACGCAGCCGGCTGTAATTGTTAATACGTCAGGGACTGTAGCCGGCAAATCTGAAGCACTTAGCGCAACTGTAGTACATGCCGACGAGACGGCTTTGAGTTCAACAGGGGGCCTCGTATTTCAGTCTCTAGGGGCTTCCGATACGCGAACTGTGAAGGTTTCATCTTTGCAGGAAGCGATCGCAGCTGGAACGTACACAGTGTCGTCGTCAGATATGGCAGACAAAATCATACAGTCCTTACTGGAATAA
- a CDS encoding flagellar basal body P-ring protein FlgI, with protein MYIVKKRQKLESKKLIRGLSAFLSCLLFVISSACALSSDSITSALRQARVKDISSIEGIRDNQLVGYGIVVGLQGTGDSQQTTFPAQTLASTLLRMGVSVPASAIRVQNLAAVFVAATLPPFARPGTKLDITVSSAGDARSLEGGLLLMTPLYGSDGKIYAQAQGPLVVGGYSINVNGNSKQYNHPNTARVPFGAMVERGVPLDLEGKKQFSLLLNEADFRTAEAMALAINQSLGRPAAHVLDSRRIDLLVAADEEIPALLAQVESIEVPVFPRAKVVVNERTGTVVIGGTVVLQPVSILHGGLAVNVVSEFQVSQPNALSSGGTTQVVQQTRIDAQDKPVNRIELKQGATVDDLVRSLQTIGASARDVISILQAMKSAGALEAEIEVL; from the coding sequence ATGTACATTGTTAAGAAACGCCAAAAATTAGAATCAAAGAAACTGATCAGAGGACTTTCGGCCTTTCTTTCATGTTTGCTATTTGTTATCTCGTCTGCGTGTGCTCTTTCTTCAGACTCAATTACATCTGCATTAAGGCAGGCCCGCGTTAAAGATATCTCTTCAATTGAAGGTATTCGTGACAATCAATTAGTTGGATACGGTATAGTTGTCGGGCTGCAAGGCACCGGCGACAGCCAGCAAACAACCTTTCCAGCACAAACATTAGCGTCAACTTTGCTGCGGATGGGAGTAAGCGTACCAGCATCGGCGATTCGAGTACAAAACCTTGCCGCAGTTTTTGTGGCGGCCACCTTACCCCCCTTTGCTCGGCCGGGCACCAAGCTGGACATAACTGTTTCTTCTGCAGGCGATGCAAGGAGTCTCGAGGGGGGGCTACTTCTAATGACTCCTCTCTATGGATCGGATGGAAAGATATATGCCCAGGCACAAGGACCGTTAGTAGTAGGTGGCTATTCGATCAATGTGAACGGGAACTCAAAGCAATACAATCACCCCAACACTGCGAGAGTACCTTTTGGGGCGATGGTAGAACGTGGGGTTCCGTTGGATCTTGAAGGAAAAAAGCAATTCTCGCTCCTGTTGAACGAAGCTGACTTTCGTACCGCGGAAGCCATGGCACTAGCAATCAATCAATCATTAGGACGGCCTGCTGCGCACGTTCTCGATAGCCGAAGGATTGATTTGCTGGTTGCCGCCGATGAAGAGATTCCAGCGTTATTGGCTCAGGTCGAGTCAATAGAAGTACCTGTCTTTCCTCGAGCGAAAGTAGTTGTCAACGAGCGTACAGGAACGGTAGTTATTGGCGGAACGGTCGTCCTGCAGCCGGTGTCTATCCTTCATGGTGGATTAGCAGTAAATGTGGTGAGCGAGTTTCAGGTGTCGCAACCTAACGCATTGTCCTCAGGTGGCACGACGCAGGTCGTGCAGCAGACGAGAATCGACGCTCAAGATAAGCCGGTCAACCGAATCGAGTTAAAACAGGGAGCTACGGTAGATGATCTGGTTCGAAGCCTACAGACAATTGGAGCTTCAGCACGTGATGTGATCTCGATCCTTCAGGCAATGAAGTCTGCGGGCGCGCTAGAGGCAGAGATCGAAGTCCTATGA